From Toxorhynchites rutilus septentrionalis strain SRP chromosome 2, ASM2978413v1, whole genome shotgun sequence, a single genomic window includes:
- the LOC129768989 gene encoding uncharacterized protein LOC129768989, whose amino-acid sequence MDFVSSYNRFTRKLKERLFSIKNNISKDVAEWKSKHALAEQTGGRLNKLISSVEICNELNNKLESKFIVFERRILELENDKHQMKVDIQNLQEEKCQLLNKVNNFEELKQLKHKLETTLEREIREKNNLKVKVDNSFQEIGRLKKMFKDLKNSHLNIKNDKQLLEKKIERLKKQLTESKKVDRENIHKWKTSFEEYETKLRDSECVKLQLAEKNSRLEETNRETSKEVLKLRTMLQENELVFNQEKRRIKEGNMQLDKWMKRNHELNTLIKHLETEMNILKDEKTELIISTNNKEIEIDTLRAELNQNKSTMETKDQEIKRLINMFDLYKNVLEVKKNTKYVATTIIGEQ is encoded by the coding sequence atgGATTTCGTATCATCATACAACCGGTTCACACGAAAGTTGAAAGAACGACTTTTTAGtatcaaaaataacatttcaaaagATGTCGCCGAATGGAAAAGCAAACATGCTTTAGCAGAACAAACTGGCGgcagattgaataaactcaTAAGCTCGGTTGAAATTTGCAACGAACTTAATAATAAACTGGAATCTAAATTCATCGTATTTGAACGAAGAATTTTAGAGCTTGAAAATGACAAGCACCAGATGAAGGTGGATATACAAAATCTTCAAGAGGAGAAATGTCAATTATTGAATAAGGTAAATAATTTTGAAGAGCTGAAACAATTAAAACATAAATTGGAAACAACATTGGAGCGAGAAATTCGcgagaaaaataatttgaaagtaAAAGTTGACAATAGTTTTCAAGAGATCGGTCGactgaaaaaaatgttcaaagatctgaaaaattcacatttaaatATCAAGAACGACAAACAATTGCTAGAGAAGAAAATAGAGCGCCTGAAAAAGCAGCTCACCGAGTCGAAGAAGGTAGACAGGGAAAACATCCACAAATGGAAAACCAGTTTTGAGGAATACGAAACAAAACTGCGAGATTCGGAGTGTGTAAAATTACAGCTAGCGGAAAAAAACTCCCGTTTAGAAGAAACAAACAGGGAAACGTCTAAAGAGGTCCTGAAATTGAGAACAATGCTCCAGGAAAATGAGCTCGTCTTTAATCAAGAGAAAAGGAGAATCAAGGAAGGGAATATGCAACTggataaatggatgaaaaggaatCATGAACTGAACACATTAATCAAACACTTAGAAACAGAAATGAACattttgaaagatgaaaaaacaGAGCTTATCATTTCTACTAACAATAAAGAAATAGAAATCGACACATTGAGGGCAGaattaaatcaaaataaatCGACTATGGAAACGAAAGACCAGGAAATTAAGAGACTAATTAATATGTTTGATTTATATAAAAACGTTCTGGAAGTTAAGAAAAATACTAAGTACGTGGCCACGACCATCATTGGGGAACAATAA